TCAACGTGGAAGAGTACTTCCTCACCATGGACAAGTTCGATCTTCCAAGAGGAGCGGAGATCAGCTGGGACGGTGTGAAAGAGGCAATCTTTCCACAGGGATTCGATTACCTACTTCTTGGAGTGCACAGGTACGATGAGAACCTTCCACCGGATGAACTGGCAAGAGACTATCTGGAAAGAACGCTTTACGTTATGGAAAGGGTGGAATTCCATACACTGGCACACCTTGACTACCCTGCAAGGTATGCAAACGCCGATTTCAAAGCAAACAGAGATCTGATAGAGAAGATCCTGAGGTTTCTTGTGACCCGCGAAAAGATCCTCGAGGTGAACACCGCGGGGCTTTTCAAACACGGAAGGCCCAATCCCGACTACTGGATACTGGAGATGTACTGGGATCTTGGTGGAAGACTCATCACGATCGGTTCAGATGCCCATGAAGTGCAGCACATAGGCCGGGGAATCGAGGAGATCATGTCAAAATTGAGAAGGTTCAACTTCGAGTACGCCGTTGTTGAAGGGAAAAAACTTTTCACCACAAAACTGAGGTGAAGGAATGCCCTTTGTTCTGAGTTTTCTTCTGGGGATGTTTGGGGTTTGGTTTTTCGGAAGGCTCGCAAAGAAGCTCAACATCGTGGACAGACCGAATGGGTTGTTAAAACCCCACGGAAGAGAAGTTCCCTATCTCGGGGGGCTTGGTATATTCGCCGGCGTTCTGCCGTTTTTGTGGAAAGATACGGCTGTTCTTTTGGCATCGTCTCTTGCTCTCACACTTGGTTTACTGGATGACTTGTTTTCGCTGTCTCCTTTTTTCAGGCTCGTTGTGGAGTTTGGGATTTCTCTGATTCTGGTCTGGAGATACGTGGGATTCCACAGCGTCTGGTATCCGATACTCTGGGTTTTTTTCGTTGTGATCCTGATGAACGCTGTGAACATGATGGATGGAATGGATGGGCTCTGTGGAAGTCTTGTGGCCATTTCTTCTCTCTTTTTCTTCTTTCTGGTCAAAGGGACTTTCTTTAAGGATCTCTCGCTGGCGCTTCTTGGTGCTTCGCTGGGATATCTTGTCTTCAACTTCCCGCCGGCAAAGATCTTCATGGGAGATGCCGGGAGCTATCACCTGGCCGTTTTACTCTCTACGATGATCATCTCTCAAAACCGCGTCGTCTCGTTCAACTCTTTTGTACCATTCGTGTTTCTTCTCTGGATCTTTCTGCTTGACTTTTTCACCAGTGTGATAAGACGGTTCAGAAACAAAAGATCAATCGTTTCCGGAGACAGAGACCACATGTACGACAAGCTCTCACGGAGACTGGGGGTCAGAAAAGCACTGTTTGTCATGTGTTTGATACACTCTCTGTTGTGCGGGTTCAGTTTTGGGGCGCTGGGAAATACGGTGACAGGATTCATCTCACTTGTTGTCGCCGCTTTTTTCTCGTACATCCTCATCAAGAGTTTGAAACTTTTTTATTACGACTGAGCGGGAGGGAAACGTATGGAGATTCTCTTCTACGTGATGTATGTTACTATCGCTTTGTTTTCTTCAAGAAAACTAACGTACGAATTCAGTGTTCCAAAATACGCCATCATCACGGTGTTTTTGAGTGTCATCTTTTTCATGAGCCTTCTGAAGATCTTGAGAAGAGAAAAACTGGAGATCAGGTTCAATCCGGCTCATGTGGCTTTCTTTGCCTTCTCGGTTTCAGCCCTTCTTTCCACGATAAACGTCTATCGTGAAAATCCCGTCTACTTTCGGTATTCCTTCGATATAGCGATCTACGTTCTTCTCATGTTCTTCATTTCCATTTTCATTTCGAACTTCTTCGTCACAAAAGAGAGAATAAAAAGGTTTCTCACAGTCAGCGTGGCTCTGGCTGGTTTTGTTGCCTTCGACGCCCTTTTGAACTTCTACGGTGGTGTTGATATCTTTCTTGGAAAGATCGGTGATCCCTTTTCTAGGGCGAGTGTGAAGGCAACCATAGGAAACGTGAACTTCGTTTCTAACTTTCTTTCTCTGAATCTTCCTCTTGCCCTGTACCTCATAGCGTCGAACGATTTTAGAAAGAAAGAAGCATCCGTTGTGAAGGTGATCGCTTCCGTTTCTGCGCTTCTCATGGTCTCTGGTATTCTTGTCGGGCAGACGCGTTCTCTCTATGTTGCGAACATCGTATCTTTGGGTATCTTCCTTTCCTTCTACATGGTTTTTAGAAGAAAAAAGAGTCAGGAAAAAACAGATAGGGAAGTTGCCGATATGAGTCGAACCCTCACGGCGTTCGTTGTGATCGCTGTGATTGCTCTTGTCGTTCTCTACAACGTGCCAACTCCTCTGAACGGCTACGGTAGGGTTTCTCCTGCCGAGAGGATCCAGGCGGTGGCAGAGGTGAGTTCCTGGCACGAACGTCTTCTTTCCTGGCTTTCCTCTGTGTATCAGTGGAAAGACCATAAGATACTCGGTACCGGGATCGGAACGTACCAGCTTCTCACGATAAACTACATGGGAGACGTGATAGAGGATCATCCAACGCTGATGTACGGCTGGAACAACTTCAAAAGAACACACAACGATTACCTTCAGGTCCTCGGAGAGATGGGGATCGTGGGGCTTGCTTCTCTGGTCTTTCTGGCACTCTCACTCGGTGTTCTGTTCTTCAGGATATTGAAGAAAGTTGAAACGAGGGATGACCTTTTTCTCTTTCTCGCCCTCTCCAGTTCTTTCATCACCTTTATGATGCACAGTGCCTTCAGTTTTCCAGCCCATCTTCTCCCGAACGGATTTCTCGTGGTCGCTGCAGCCTCAATGGCCGTTGGTGGCTATTTCTACGGTGGAAGGGTCATGAGATTTGAGAGAAGATGGGCGATCACGCTGGGAACGATTGTAATCCTGATCGGTGTGGTCTCTTCGTATCTGAAGTGGAACTACTTCGTATCTGAAGTGTACTTCAAACAGGGAAACGCCGCGTATCTTTCTATCAGAAAGGTGGAAGAGGAACTCTCCAAATTGGATAGCTACGAGCAGCAGGCAAAGAACGCTCTGGAGGAACTGAATTCACTCACGGGCCGCTACAGTTACCTGAGACCCGATGAGTTCAAAAAGTTCGTGATGAAACAAAACCTTCCAGTGATGCCATCTGACATGGAGATAGAAAAACTCAGACTCGAAACTATCCAGAAGGAAAAACAGAATATACAGAGCACCATCCAGAAGATCGCATCCTATCGAACTCAGCTTTTGAACCAGAGAGTGGAACTTTATAGAAAGGCGAAAGAGAATTTTCTGAGATCCGTTCGTATCAACAGGGTTTACGGAAGGTCCTATTTTTATCTTGCCGCCCTTGCGGTGAGTGAATTCAGAGTCGATGAGCTGAAAAATTTGCTGAAGACAAAAGAAGATTATGAAAGGTTTTTCAACCAAAACTTCGATGAGTACCAGACGGTGATACTTCCAGATGCCCGGAAAACTGATCTTTCATTTCTAAAAGATCAAGATCTTTCTGTAGTCGATTCTTTGGGAGAAGACAATCTGATCACCGCCCAGGCCCTTCTCGATTCTGTTTCCCTGTATCTTTCCTCGCTGAAATCCTTCAACGAGAGGAACACCTACAGGGCTCTTGCGACAAGGTACGTAGGTCTTCATCAGGTCATGAAGGTTCTACTTACAAAGACTCAAAACGATCTGATGAAAAAGGCCTTTTCTGAACTAGCTGTAAGATACTTCGATGAGTTCACAAATTATGCCAAGATCACCATTCATTATCTTCCCGGTGCGTGGAACAGGTTCTCTGACTGGAAGCATTACGATCTCAGACAGGCTGTTGCGGGGCAGGATATCTACAGGTACTTCGCCACGAAGGCCGCCGAAGCACAGCCTCTGACTGTCGAAAAGAACAGAGAGTTTCTGCTTTATCTCGCCGGGAAGGAAATCTGGGCCGTTGAAAACATGAACCGAATTGGTGTCTGGGGAGTGCCCGATGGAGTGATCGATTTTCTTCATGCGATGCCGTTTGAACACATGTCTTCAAAAGAACACCAAGAAGCCCTCTTTGCCTTTGAAGATATCCTGAGACTCTACGAAGAAAGCTACAGAAGGACAAAGGAATCACTTCCAGAGTACGAAAATGCTGCTGAAAAAAGGTTTGAAAGCATATTGAACGATCTGAAGGAATACCTCAGAAGCGACTTTGGAGAGGAGTATTCATCTCGTTTCGAAGAAATCTTCAAAGACATGCTTGAAGACTTCAAAAACCAGAACTGGCTCTCCATAAACGCTGAGGAGATGAGAAAATTCATAACCGAGAAAAATTACACTTACAAACTGAACCCATGGAAAGAACTTCTTTTGAAACACCTGAATGAATTTGGAGACTACTTAAAACAGAGAAATCTGGAATCTTCCAGGATCAACGAAATCATCTCAAGAATCTACAACGATCTAATTGGGCTCAAAGAAGTTCTCGTCCTTGAAAGATACCTGAGATTTTTTGCACACTACAGGCTGATACTGAACGATGCGAAAAGCTTCCTTGAGAGCATTGAAAAGGCGTACAGTACAGCCAGTGATGAACAGTGGAAGATGATACTGGAGGACTGGAGTGTGAATCTCTGGAACGACGAAAAATTCGAGGCGAAAGACGAGGTTCTTCGATGGCTGGAAGAGTTCAAGGAATTTCTCAAAAATCTGGAAAGCACCATCTGAAATCGGGGAGGAAAGCCTCCCCGCTTTTTTCAAGCCCTCCTTCGATGAAAAAATTCACACCACGCCTTATTGATATTCGTTCTTTTTTGATACATTTTCGCAATTGATTAGAAACACAGATTGGTTATTATACTATCTGGATGACAATTTGAAATAATTTCAAACATTTACAGGGAGGTGCTGAACATGGAAGGTAGGATTCCTTTGCTCGGCGAAGAGTTTCCCAGGGTGGAAGTGAGGACCACGCACGGAAAGAAGGTTCTTCCGGATGATTACAGGGGAAAGTGGTTCGTTCTCTTCAGCCATCCAGCGGACTTCACACCGGTTTGTACCACAGAGTTCTTTGCATTCCAGAAGAGGTACGATGAGTTCAGAAAGCTGAACACGGAACTCATAGGGCTCAGTATCGATCAGGTGTTCTCACACATCAAGTGGGTTGAATGGATAAAAGAAAAACTCGGTGTTGAAATTGAATTCCCGATCATAGCAGATGACCTCGGGGAACTCTCCAGAAAGCTCGGTCTGATCCACCCCAAAAAGGGAACGAACACCGTGCGCGCCGTTTTCGTGGTGGATCCGAATGGAATAATAAGGGCCATCATATACTACCCACCAGAAGTTGGTAGAAACATTGACGAAATCCTGAGGGTTATAAAAGCTTTCCAGGTATCCGATGAGAAGAATGTTGCCATACCTGCCAACTGGCCAGAAAATG
This genomic window from Thermotoga sp. SG1 contains:
- a CDS encoding O-antigen ligase, with product MEILFYVMYVTIALFSSRKLTYEFSVPKYAIITVFLSVIFFMSLLKILRREKLEIRFNPAHVAFFAFSVSALLSTINVYRENPVYFRYSFDIAIYVLLMFFISIFISNFFVTKERIKRFLTVSVALAGFVAFDALLNFYGGVDIFLGKIGDPFSRASVKATIGNVNFVSNFLSLNLPLALYLIASNDFRKKEASVVKVIASVSALLMVSGILVGQTRSLYVANIVSLGIFLSFYMVFRRKKSQEKTDREVADMSRTLTAFVVIAVIALVVLYNVPTPLNGYGRVSPAERIQAVAEVSSWHERLLSWLSSVYQWKDHKILGTGIGTYQLLTINYMGDVIEDHPTLMYGWNNFKRTHNDYLQVLGEMGIVGLASLVFLALSLGVLFFRILKKVETRDDLFLFLALSSSFITFMMHSAFSFPAHLLPNGFLVVAAASMAVGGYFYGGRVMRFERRWAITLGTIVILIGVVSSYLKWNYFVSEVYFKQGNAAYLSIRKVEEELSKLDSYEQQAKNALEELNSLTGRYSYLRPDEFKKFVMKQNLPVMPSDMEIEKLRLETIQKEKQNIQSTIQKIASYRTQLLNQRVELYRKAKENFLRSVRINRVYGRSYFYLAALAVSEFRVDELKNLLKTKEDYERFFNQNFDEYQTVILPDARKTDLSFLKDQDLSVVDSLGEDNLITAQALLDSVSLYLSSLKSFNERNTYRALATRYVGLHQVMKVLLTKTQNDLMKKAFSELAVRYFDEFTNYAKITIHYLPGAWNRFSDWKHYDLRQAVAGQDIYRYFATKAAEAQPLTVEKNREFLLYLAGKEIWAVENMNRIGVWGVPDGVIDFLHAMPFEHMSSKEHQEALFAFEDILRLYEESYRRTKESLPEYENAAEKRFESILNDLKEYLRSDFGEEYSSRFEEIFKDMLEDFKNQNWLSINAEEMRKFITEKNYTYKLNPWKELLLKHLNEFGDYLKQRNLESSRINEIISRIYNDLIGLKEVLVLERYLRFFAHYRLILNDAKSFLESIEKAYSTASDEQWKMILEDWSVNLWNDEKFEAKDEVLRWLEEFKEFLKNLESTI
- a CDS encoding PHP domain-containing protein — encoded protein: MIDMHLHSTFSYDGKAEVEDIIAQTQRLGINHFCITDHYEYENGKLVHDFNVEEYFLTMDKFDLPRGAEISWDGVKEAIFPQGFDYLLLGVHRYDENLPPDELARDYLERTLYVMERVEFHTLAHLDYPARYANADFKANRDLIEKILRFLVTREKILEVNTAGLFKHGRPNPDYWILEMYWDLGGRLITIGSDAHEVQHIGRGIEEIMSKLRRFNFEYAVVEGKKLFTTKLR
- a CDS encoding peroxiredoxin → MEGRIPLLGEEFPRVEVRTTHGKKVLPDDYRGKWFVLFSHPADFTPVCTTEFFAFQKRYDEFRKLNTELIGLSIDQVFSHIKWVEWIKEKLGVEIEFPIIADDLGELSRKLGLIHPKKGTNTVRAVFVVDPNGIIRAIIYYPPEVGRNIDEILRVIKAFQVSDEKNVAIPANWPENDIIKDAVIVPPVTSVEEARKRLESKEYECYDWWFCYKKVQ
- a CDS encoding glycosyltransferase family 4 protein gives rise to the protein MPFVLSFLLGMFGVWFFGRLAKKLNIVDRPNGLLKPHGREVPYLGGLGIFAGVLPFLWKDTAVLLASSLALTLGLLDDLFSLSPFFRLVVEFGISLILVWRYVGFHSVWYPILWVFFVVILMNAVNMMDGMDGLCGSLVAISSLFFFFLVKGTFFKDLSLALLGASLGYLVFNFPPAKIFMGDAGSYHLAVLLSTMIISQNRVVSFNSFVPFVFLLWIFLLDFFTSVIRRFRNKRSIVSGDRDHMYDKLSRRLGVRKALFVMCLIHSLLCGFSFGALGNTVTGFISLVVAAFFSYILIKSLKLFYYD